From the genome of Oxyura jamaicensis isolate SHBP4307 breed ruddy duck chromosome 2, BPBGC_Ojam_1.0, whole genome shotgun sequence:
gcggcgtggGGCCGAAGGCGGCCGAGGGGGGCTGCTCCAACAGCCACGGGCACGGCGGCAGCAAGAAGTCCAAGGAGCAGAAGGCGCTGCGCCTCAACATCAACGCGCGGGAGCGGCGGCGGATGCACGACCTGAACGACGCGCTGGACGAGCTGCGGGCCGTCATCCCCTACGCGCACAGCCCCTCGGTGCGGAAGCTGTCCAAGATCGCCACGCTGCTCCTGGCCAAGAACTACATCCTCATGCAGGCGCAGGCCCTGGAGGAGATGCGGCGCCTCGTGGCTTATCTCAACCAGGGCCAGGCCATCTCCGCCgcctccctgcccagctccgccgcggcggcggcggcggcggcggccgcgctGCACCCCGCCCTCGGCGCCTACGAGCAGGCGGCCGGCTACCCCTTCAGCGCCGGGCTGCCCCCCGCCACCTCCTGCCCGGAGAAATGTGCCATTTTCAACAGCgtctcctccagcctctgcaAACAGTGCACGGAGAAGCCTTaagccgcgccgccgccgccgcctccccgcctcCGGTAGCCGGGCAGCGGCGGTGGCAACCGGGGGTctgcggccgggccggggggcgagggggcgGCGGAGGGACTGCGAGCCGCCAGGGcccccccgcctgccccccgGGCCGG
Proteins encoded in this window:
- the BHLHE22 gene encoding class E basic helix-loop-helix protein 22; this encodes MERALGLPAEEDLFHKSLAASAKRMESAFRSPPGLDLSHPRDRQPSPLACYEAAEPEALLQPGGGGGGGGGGGGDPLGLPPGSVCVKYGESASRSSVAESSGGEQSPDDDSDGRCELLLRGPGGDPRDASPAVGGGGGSGGGGGGVGPKAAEGGCSNSHGHGGSKKSKEQKALRLNINARERRRMHDLNDALDELRAVIPYAHSPSVRKLSKIATLLLAKNYILMQAQALEEMRRLVAYLNQGQAISAASLPSSAAAAAAAAAALHPALGAYEQAAGYPFSAGLPPATSCPEKCAIFNSVSSSLCKQCTEKP